A single Nodosilinea sp. PGN35 DNA region contains:
- a CDS encoding phycobilisome rod-core linker polypeptide, translating into MSVKASGGSAPARPQLYQTLPVATISQAEQQDRYMGRGELDELSSFFGSGLKRVQIAEILTRYSELIVSQAANRIFTGGSPLAYLERVDSESPVEKTRAGTVLDETEASRLGTSTFIESGGGLFQNLFSSTPSGPVPAGFRPISVSRYGPSNMQKSLRDMSWFLRYVTYAIVAGDPNIIAVNVRGLREIIETACSSAATIVAIQTMKAGALRYLNGDAEAQAIVDQYFGVLLSEFKGSTPSNKVRQRPSGDLQGLQLPQIYFNAAERRPKYAMKPGLSAAEKNDVVKAAYRQIFERDITRAYSLSVSDLESKVKNGEISMKEFVRRLAKSPLYRKNFFDPYINSRALELAFRHILGRAPSSREEVRDYFAIVSSGGLSALIDALVDSKEYADYFGEETVPYLRGLGQEAQECRNWGPQFDLFNYSAPFRKKPQFITLFAAYEQPLPDQHPYGSGNDPLEIQFGAIFPQETRNVSATPAFFNKDTRRILIHRGPGINNQLSNPAARPENPGSLGAKVFKLDQIPRTGNTKASVRYSESSTQAVISAAYRQVFGREVYSGQRSRVAEIKLENGEITVKEFIRAIAKSEAFRKTYWSSLYVMKAVEYIHRRLLGRPTYGRKETNAYFDICAKKGFYALVDSIVDSQEYAEAFGEDTVPYERYLTPKGLALRSRRAGSLAERGMVPVADTSVPRFVELGTVTEERAIPEVQRRIVQGVNRQRQQTKVFKLTSLADKPNLKLVTAAAYRQIFERDIAPYVVKSEFTALESKLGNGEISVKEFIEGLGTSTLYIKEFYAPYPNTQVIEFGTKHFLGRAPLDQAEIRKYNQVLASEGIRGFIRSMLNTPEYAESFGEDTVPYRRYPTLPAANFPNTEKLYNRLTKQNRDLIVPSFASAKATVDVTDMPLVADAVAAQVASATELAASLGRSSAAVEAVVAPPSTRFYRLQPGGSVEQIDQVLTAVYRQIMLLPEGEMPREWRLLTAEEAVKGDRITLREFIRQLVQSPAYQTRFVAAYPVPKLVAIMGRQLLGRSLEDGAEYYVIATQKGAMAVAEAMLNSAEYLRYFGEQGVPYRRA; encoded by the coding sequence ATGAGTGTTAAAGCAAGTGGTGGAAGTGCACCGGCGCGGCCCCAGCTCTACCAAACTCTGCCGGTGGCCACAATTTCCCAGGCCGAGCAGCAAGACCGTTACATGGGCCGGGGGGAGCTAGATGAGCTATCGAGCTTTTTTGGTTCTGGCCTCAAGCGGGTTCAGATTGCCGAAATCTTGACCCGTTACTCCGAGTTAATTGTCTCCCAGGCGGCCAACCGCATCTTTACCGGGGGATCCCCTCTGGCCTATCTAGAGCGAGTTGACAGCGAGTCGCCGGTCGAAAAAACTCGGGCTGGCACCGTTTTAGATGAAACCGAAGCGTCTCGGCTAGGCACCTCAACCTTCATCGAGAGCGGCGGCGGGCTGTTCCAAAATCTGTTTAGCTCAACCCCCTCGGGGCCCGTTCCCGCTGGGTTTCGGCCGATCAGCGTGTCGCGCTACGGCCCCAGCAACATGCAGAAGTCTCTGCGTGATATGAGCTGGTTTCTACGCTACGTGACCTACGCCATCGTGGCGGGTGATCCCAACATCATTGCGGTCAACGTCCGTGGCCTGCGCGAAATTATTGAGACGGCCTGCTCGTCGGCGGCAACCATTGTCGCGATTCAAACCATGAAGGCAGGGGCTCTGCGCTACCTAAACGGCGATGCCGAAGCCCAGGCCATTGTCGATCAGTACTTTGGGGTGCTGCTGAGCGAATTTAAAGGTTCAACCCCGTCTAACAAGGTTCGTCAGCGGCCCTCGGGCGATCTCCAGGGCCTGCAACTGCCTCAAATTTACTTCAATGCCGCCGAGCGTCGGCCTAAGTACGCCATGAAGCCGGGCCTGTCGGCGGCAGAAAAAAACGACGTAGTGAAGGCCGCCTACCGCCAGATTTTCGAGCGTGACATCACCCGCGCCTACTCCCTGTCAGTTTCTGATCTGGAGTCAAAGGTGAAGAACGGTGAGATATCCATGAAGGAGTTTGTCCGTCGCCTGGCCAAATCGCCGCTGTACCGCAAGAATTTCTTTGACCCCTATATCAACAGCCGCGCCCTGGAACTGGCCTTCCGCCACATTCTGGGACGTGCCCCCAGCTCCCGCGAAGAGGTGCGCGATTATTTTGCCATCGTTTCCAGCGGCGGCCTTTCGGCCCTGATCGACGCCCTGGTTGACTCCAAGGAGTACGCGGACTATTTTGGCGAAGAGACCGTACCCTACCTGCGCGGCCTGGGCCAAGAAGCCCAGGAATGCCGCAACTGGGGGCCTCAGTTTGATTTGTTTAACTACAGCGCCCCCTTCCGCAAGAAGCCGCAGTTTATTACGCTGTTTGCCGCCTACGAACAGCCTCTGCCCGATCAACACCCCTATGGTTCTGGCAATGATCCGCTAGAAATTCAGTTTGGGGCAATTTTCCCCCAGGAGACGCGCAATGTCAGCGCCACTCCGGCGTTCTTCAACAAAGACACTCGCCGTATTCTCATTCACCGGGGGCCCGGCATCAACAACCAGTTGAGCAATCCGGCAGCCCGACCCGAAAATCCAGGTTCTCTGGGAGCTAAGGTCTTTAAGCTGGATCAGATTCCTAGAACCGGCAACACCAAGGCCAGCGTGCGCTATTCCGAGAGTTCGACCCAGGCGGTCATCAGTGCCGCCTACCGCCAGGTGTTTGGTCGTGAGGTCTACTCGGGTCAGCGCTCTCGGGTAGCCGAGATTAAGCTTGAAAACGGCGAGATTACGGTGAAGGAGTTCATTCGGGCGATCGCCAAGTCCGAGGCTTTCCGTAAGACCTACTGGTCATCGCTGTACGTGATGAAGGCGGTAGAGTACATTCACCGTCGTCTGCTGGGTCGCCCCACCTACGGGCGTAAAGAAACCAACGCCTACTTCGACATTTGCGCCAAGAAGGGTTTCTATGCTCTGGTTGACTCGATTGTTGACAGTCAGGAGTATGCAGAAGCCTTTGGGGAAGACACCGTGCCCTACGAGCGCTATCTAACGCCTAAGGGACTGGCTCTTCGCAGTCGGCGGGCCGGTTCTCTAGCCGAAAGAGGCATGGTGCCGGTGGCCGATACCAGCGTGCCTCGCTTTGTAGAACTGGGCACCGTGACAGAAGAGCGGGCTATCCCCGAGGTGCAGCGCCGCATCGTGCAGGGGGTCAATCGCCAGCGTCAGCAGACCAAGGTGTTTAAGCTCACGTCCCTGGCTGATAAGCCCAACCTCAAGCTAGTGACTGCCGCTGCCTACCGGCAGATCTTTGAGCGAGACATTGCGCCCTACGTGGTGAAGAGCGAGTTTACCGCGCTTGAGAGCAAGCTGGGCAACGGCGAAATCAGCGTGAAGGAGTTTATCGAGGGGCTCGGCACCTCAACTCTATACATCAAGGAGTTCTATGCGCCCTACCCCAACACCCAGGTGATTGAGTTCGGCACCAAGCATTTCTTGGGGCGTGCCCCGCTGGATCAGGCGGAAATTCGCAAATACAACCAGGTGTTGGCCAGCGAAGGTATTCGCGGTTTCATTCGCTCAATGCTCAACACCCCTGAGTATGCCGAGAGCTTTGGGGAAGATACCGTGCCCTATCGCCGCTATCCAACCCTGCCAGCGGCAAACTTCCCCAATACGGAGAAGCTCTATAACCGTCTCACCAAGCAAAATCGCGATTTGATCGTGCCTAGCTTTGCCAGCGCTAAAGCCACCGTAGACGTGACCGATATGCCTCTGGTGGCCGATGCCGTAGCCGCCCAAGTGGCCAGTGCCACTGAGTTGGCCGCATCCCTAGGGCGGTCTTCGGCAGCCGTCGAAGCGGTTGTGGCCCCGCCCTCTACTCGGTTCTATCGCCTTCAGCCGGGGGGCAGCGTAGAGCAGATCGATCAGGTTCTGACCGCAGTCTATCGCCAGATCATGCTCCTGCCCGAGGGAGAGATGCCGAGGGAGTGGCGACTGTTGACGGCGGAAGAGGCTGTGAAGGGCGATCGCATCACCCTGCGCGAGTTTATTCGCCAGCTAGTGCAGTCTCCCGCCTACCAGACTCGGTTCGTGGCAGCCTACCCAGTTCCTAAGCTGGTGGCGATCATGGGTCGTCAACTGTTGGGGCGCAGCTTGGAGGATGGAGCTGAGTACTATGTGATTGCGACCCAGAAGGGTGCGATGGCCGTTGCCGAAGCCATGCTTAACTCAGCTGAGTATCTGCGCTACTTTGGGGAACAGGGCGTGCCCTATCGCCGCGCCTAG
- a CDS encoding bifunctional 2-polyprenyl-6-hydroxyphenol methylase/3-demethylubiquinol 3-O-methyltransferase UbiG has protein sequence MDNSTPTQTVSDAVARLYNTYPFPPEPILDEAPPGYNWRWYWPTVHSFCTGAAPTKGAVRVLDAGCGTGVSTEYIGHLNSEAEVLGIDLSEQAIATATERCRRSGATNARFRQLSIYDVDQIEGEFDWINCVGVIHHMADPLKGLQALATKLAPGGFIHLFVYAAIGRWEISLMQRAIALVQGSQRGDYRDGVQVGRQIFASLPEGNRLKQRERDRWAMENQRDECFADMYVHPQEIDYTLDSLFELIDASGLEFVGFSNPQVWQLDRLLASDPALLDRARQLPEQDQYRLIELLDPEITHFEWFLARPPYSRFSWEDEALLLSAIPTRNPCMEGWPSQSIFDHNYQIVSLDQTEFEFLQACDGQRPALEGQPPNHSTSAQASVAELLSRCNANLETVRQMQQRQLILLESPAVR, from the coding sequence ATGGACAATTCGACACCAACCCAAACGGTCAGCGATGCGGTAGCCCGCCTCTACAACACCTATCCCTTTCCACCGGAGCCCATTCTCGATGAGGCTCCGCCGGGCTACAACTGGCGCTGGTACTGGCCCACGGTTCACAGTTTTTGCACGGGTGCAGCCCCTACCAAAGGCGCTGTACGGGTGCTCGATGCCGGCTGCGGGACGGGGGTCAGCACAGAATATATAGGCCACCTGAATTCGGAGGCCGAGGTGCTGGGCATTGATCTCAGTGAGCAGGCGATCGCCACTGCCACCGAACGCTGCCGCCGCTCTGGGGCTACCAACGCCCGGTTCCGCCAGCTCAGCATCTACGACGTAGACCAAATCGAAGGCGAATTTGACTGGATCAACTGCGTCGGTGTCATTCACCACATGGCCGACCCCTTAAAAGGTCTCCAGGCGCTGGCCACCAAACTGGCCCCCGGCGGTTTTATACATCTATTTGTCTATGCCGCCATTGGCCGCTGGGAAATCTCCCTGATGCAGCGGGCGATCGCCCTGGTTCAGGGTAGCCAGCGGGGCGACTACCGCGACGGCGTACAGGTAGGGCGGCAGATCTTCGCCAGCCTGCCGGAGGGCAATCGCCTCAAGCAGCGAGAGCGCGATCGCTGGGCCATGGAAAACCAGCGGGATGAATGCTTTGCCGACATGTACGTACATCCCCAGGAGATCGACTACACCCTAGACAGTCTGTTCGAATTAATCGATGCCTCGGGTCTAGAGTTTGTTGGCTTCTCCAACCCTCAAGTTTGGCAACTCGACCGTCTGCTGGCATCAGACCCAGCGCTGCTCGATCGCGCCAGGCAGCTGCCCGAACAAGACCAGTACCGCCTGATAGAGCTACTGGATCCTGAGATCACCCACTTCGAGTGGTTCCTAGCCCGTCCCCCCTATTCCCGGTTCAGCTGGGAGGACGAGGCCCTGCTGCTGAGCGCCATTCCCACCCGCAATCCCTGTATGGAAGGCTGGCCCAGCCAAAGCATCTTCGACCACAACTATCAGATTGTTTCTTTAGATCAGACAGAGTTTGAGTTCTTACAGGCCTGCGATGGCCAAAGACCAGCCCTAGAAGGCCAGCCCCCCAACCACTCCACCAGCGCCCAGGCCAGCGTTGCCGAGCTACTATCCCGATGCAACGCCAACCTGGAGACAGTGCGACAAATGCAGCAGAGGCAGCTGATTTTGCTGGAGTCCCCAGCGGTGAGATGA
- a CDS encoding ATP synthase subunit I, producing MQEYYQLQQNLLLTTLAFTGVIFFSVWLAYSLPIALNYLIGACGGVVYLRMLAKSVASIGRGSSRLGSGRLALVVGLVLVATRWQQLQVVPVFLGFLTYKGALIAYTLWTAVLPKSPSGSSQVSG from the coding sequence ATGCAAGAGTACTACCAGCTTCAGCAAAACCTGTTGCTGACCACGCTGGCATTTACTGGCGTAATTTTTTTTAGCGTCTGGCTGGCCTACTCTCTGCCAATTGCTCTGAATTATTTAATAGGAGCGTGCGGCGGTGTGGTTTACTTGAGGATGTTGGCAAAAAGCGTGGCCAGCATTGGGCGCGGAAGCTCAAGACTAGGCAGCGGCCGACTGGCCCTAGTGGTCGGTTTGGTTCTAGTGGCTACTCGGTGGCAGCAGCTTCAGGTAGTGCCCGTTTTTCTTGGGTTTTTGACCTATAAGGGGGCGTTAATTGCTTACACCCTCTGGACTGCGGTGCTGCCAAAATCACCTTCCGGGTCGTCCCAGGTATCTGGCTGA